From one Melospiza melodia melodia isolate bMelMel2 chromosome 4, bMelMel2.pri, whole genome shotgun sequence genomic stretch:
- the USP44 gene encoding ubiquitin carboxyl-terminal hydrolase 44 codes for MDKCKHVGRLRLAQDHSILNPQKWHCMDCNTTESVWACLSCSHVACGRYIEEHALKHFQESSHPVALEVNELYVFCYLCDDYVLNDNATGDLKLLRSTLSAIKSQNYECTTRSGRTLRSTGTGDDSYLAHGGAQAALRNEDRMFTALWHRRRAVLGKVFRSWLELTPAGKRILEEERRQEEAELKKDEARKRRQERKRELKAEMEKMPPRKSSRLQNQIRMSSKPEPCPQRTSQNMEFLAELKETYTSEELRLKKISDSPIKRRPTVTPGVTGLRNLGNTCYMNSVLQVLSHLLIFRECFLKLDLNQTQELLATATNGKTRSSSKHLSIAASTLHVNENQEKAKGSYSMRRPSLSSGLSGGASKSMELIQPREPSSKHISLCHELHTLFQVMWSGKWALVSPFAMLHSVWRLIPAFRGYAQQDAQEFLCELLDKVQQELETTGTRYPALIPASQRKLIKQVLNVVNNIFHGQLLSQVTCLACDNKSNTIEPFWDLSLEFPERYHCNGKEMSSQYPCLLTEMLAKFTETEALEGKIYACDQCNTKRRKFSSKPVILTEAQKQLMVCRLPQVLRLHLKRFRWSGRNHREKIGVHVRFEQMLNMEPYCCRESLKSLLPDCFIYDLSAVVMHHGKGFGSGHYTAYCYNSEGGFWVHCNDSKLNMCTMEEVCKAQAYILFYSQRLTQANGHGRVPCPSTAESQQHTELAGSSMDNSSSQSKAS; via the exons ATGGATAAGTGTAAGCACGTGGGACGTCTGCGCCTGGCCCAGGATCACTCCATCCTCAATCCTCAGAAATGGCATTGCATGGACTGCAACACCACGGAGTCGGTGTGGGCGTGCCTCAGCTGCTCGCACGTGGCGTGTGGCAGGTACATCGAGGAGCACGCGCTGAAGCACTTTCAGGAGAGCAGCCACCCCGTGGCGTTGGAGGTGAACGAGCTGTACGTGTTCTGCTATCTGTGCGACGATTACGTGCTCAATGACAACGCCACCGGAGACTTGAAGCTCTTGCGGAGTACGCTGAGCGCGATCAAGAGCCAGAACTACGAGTGCACCACTCGAAGCGGGAGGACTTTGCGTTCCACGGGCACCGGCGATGATTCCTACCTCGCGCACGGCGGGGCCCAAGCCGCGCTTCGCAACGAGGACAGGATGTTCACGGCTCTCTGGCATCGGCGGCGTGCCGTCCTCGGCAAAGTGTTCAGATCGTGGCTCGAGTTGACGCCTGCTGGGAAAAGGATTTTGGAAGAGGAAAGACGTCAAGAAGAAGCAGAGCTAAAAAAGGACGAAGCTAGGAAGAGGAGACAAGAACGAAAGCGTGAGTTGAAAGCAGAGATGGAAAAGATGCCTCCAAGAAAGAGCAGTCGTTTACAAAATCAGATAAGAATGTCCTCGAAACCAGAACCCTGTCCTCAAAGAACATCACAGAACATGGAGTTTTTGGCAGAGTTGAAAGAAACATATACCTCAGAAGAACTGAGATTGAAAAAAATAAGTGACTCTCCAATTAAACGAAGGCCTACAGTGACTCCTGGAGTAACAGGACTGAGAAACCTGGGAAACACATGCTATATGAATTCTGTCCTGCAGGTATTAAGTCACTTACTTATTTTTCGAGAATGCTTTTTAAAGCTTGATCTCAACCAAACTCAGGAACTGCTGGCAACAGCAACCAATGGTAAAACAAGATCTTCATCCAAACACCTGTCAATAGCTGCCTCGACATTACACGTGAATGAAAACCAAGAGAAAGCAAAGGGATCATATTCTATGAGGCGGCCTAGTTTATCCTCTGGATTAAGTGGAGGAGCATCAAAAAGTATGGAACTTATTCAGCCCAGGGAGCCCAGTTCAAAACATATTTCTCTCTGTCATGAGTTGCATACTCTATTCCAGGTTATGTGGTCTGGCAAATGGGCACTGGTGTCTCCTTTTGCCATGCTTCATTCTGTGTGGAGACTAATTCCAGCCTTCAGAGGGTATGCCCAACAAGATGCTCAGGAATTTCTCTGTGAACTTTTGGATAAAGTACAGCAGGAACTGGAGACTACAGGGACCAGATACCCAGCTCTCATCCCTGCTTCTCAAAGAAAACTTATAAAGCAGGTTTTGAATGTGGTTAACAACATTTTTCATGGACAGTTGTTAAGTCAG GTTACATGCCTTGCCTGTGACAATAAATCAAACACCATAGAACCTTTCTGGGACCTGTCCCTGGAGTTTCCTGAGAGGTATCACTGCAATGGCAAGGAGATGTCATCTCAGTATCCATGTCTGCTGACAGAAATGCTGGCCAAGTTTACAGAAACTGAAGCTTTGGAAGGAAAGATATATGCATGTGATCAGTGCAACA CAAAACGAAGGAAGTTTTCTTCTAAACCAGTTATACTCACAGAAGCTCAGAAGCAGCTTATGGTGTGTCGACTACCTCAGGTTCTCAGATTACACCTTAAACGGTTTAG GTGGTCAGGACGCAATCACCGTGAGAAGATTGGTGTGCACGTTCGTTTTGAGCAAATGCTAAACATGGAGCCTTATTGCTGCAGGGAATCCCTCAAGTCTCTCCTGCCTGACTGCTTCATCTACGACTTGTCTGCTGTGGTAATGCACCACGGGAAAGGATTTGGCTCAGGGCACTACACTGCCTACTGCTACAATTCTGAAGGAG GATTTTGGGTACACTGCAATGATTCAAAACTCAACATGTGCACTATGGAAGAAGTATGCAAGGCTCAAGCCTACATTTTGTTTTACAGCCAACGACTTACTCAGGCAAATGGACATGGTAGAGTCCCTTGTCCTAGCACAGCTGAAAGTCAGCAGCACACAGAATTAGCTGGCTCTTCCATGGACAACAGTAGCAGCCAATCCAAAGCCAGTTAA